Proteins encoded by one window of bacterium:
- a CDS encoding inositol-3-phosphate synthase, with protein MRKIRVAIAGVGNCASSLVQGLEYYRVKEDEDVAGLMHPLVGEWSIRDIEIVAAFDVDTRKVGRPLEEAIFAKPNCTTVFQKALPVSNVTVQMGPVLDGVAPHMSDYDDDEAFRPADEEPVNVAFALREARAEVLVCYLPVGSEKAVRHYAQACIDAGVAMVNCVPVFIASDPEWAEKFRKAGLPIVGDDIKSQVGATIVHRTLTRLFGDRGVNLERTYQLNTGGNTDFLNMLAQERLKSKKISKTESVQSQLDVPLEGRNIHIGPSDYVPWQNDNKVCFIRMEARGFGDVPMELELRLSVQDSPNSAGVVIDALRCAKLGLDRGLAGPLEAVSAYYMKSPPRQMRDSVARDLCEAFIRGGETNGHAYKGFDRAGVSKRF; from the coding sequence CTGGTCGGCGAGTGGAGCATCCGCGACATCGAGATTGTCGCAGCCTTCGATGTGGACACCCGCAAGGTGGGCCGGCCGCTTGAGGAGGCCATCTTCGCCAAGCCCAATTGCACGACGGTTTTTCAGAAAGCGCTTCCGGTCTCGAACGTCACCGTCCAGATGGGGCCCGTTCTCGACGGCGTGGCGCCCCACATGAGCGATTACGACGACGATGAAGCGTTCCGCCCTGCCGATGAGGAGCCCGTGAATGTCGCCTTCGCCCTTCGCGAAGCCCGGGCCGAGGTGCTCGTCTGTTATCTGCCGGTGGGTTCGGAAAAAGCGGTCCGGCATTACGCCCAGGCCTGCATCGACGCCGGCGTTGCGATGGTGAACTGCGTTCCCGTCTTTATCGCCAGCGACCCCGAGTGGGCGGAGAAGTTCAGAAAAGCCGGCCTCCCCATCGTGGGCGACGACATCAAGAGCCAGGTGGGGGCGACCATCGTCCACCGCACGCTGACGCGCCTGTTCGGCGACCGGGGTGTGAACCTCGAGCGCACCTACCAGCTCAACACCGGCGGGAACACGGATTTTCTGAACATGCTTGCCCAAGAGCGCCTCAAGTCCAAGAAGATATCCAAGACCGAGTCGGTGCAGTCCCAGCTCGATGTGCCCCTCGAGGGCCGCAACATCCACATCGGCCCTTCGGACTATGTGCCCTGGCAGAACGACAACAAGGTCTGCTTCATCCGGATGGAGGCGCGGGGGTTCGGCGATGTTCCCATGGAGCTTGAGCTTCGCCTCTCGGTGCAGGACTCGCCCAACAGCGCGGGGGTGGTCATTGATGCGCTCCGCTGCGCCAAGCTGGGTCTGGATCGGGGGCTGGCCGGCCCGCTCGAGGCGGTCTCGGCCTACTACATGAAATCCCCGCCGCGGCAGATGAGGGATTCCGTGGCCCGCGATCTGTGCGAGGCCTTCATCCGCGGCGGCGAAACCAACGGACATGCCTACAAGGGATTCGATCGGGCCGGAGTATCCAAGCGGTTTTGA